The proteins below are encoded in one region of Acidobacteriota bacterium:
- a CDS encoding NADP-dependent oxidoreductase has product MTEKNLQIRLAERPVGLPDDSTFEVAAADLPSAGDGEVLVRSVMLSLDPAMRGWMDDRKSYIPPVALGDVMRGLAVGEVVESRHPKFAEGDRVSGALGWQQWAVMPGEELHALPPGVPYELALGPLGMVGMTAYFGLLDVGEPKEGETVLVSGAAGAVGSLVGQIAKIEGCRAVGIAGGPEKCALLTEELGFDAAIDYKATEDLHADLRAACPRGIDVYFDNVGGKILDTALRSINRGARVVICGAISQYNATEPPPGPANYLSLLVQRARMEGFIVFDYQDRYGEGARQMGQWIQEGKIRSRSHIINGLENAPEALLRLFDGRKTGKLIIRVGPDSP; this is encoded by the coding sequence ATGACCGAAAAGAACCTACAGATCCGCCTCGCCGAACGCCCCGTCGGCCTGCCCGACGATTCGACCTTCGAGGTGGCCGCAGCAGATCTTCCATCAGCCGGCGACGGCGAAGTGCTGGTGCGCTCGGTGATGCTGTCCCTGGATCCCGCGATGCGCGGCTGGATGGACGACCGCAAGTCCTATATTCCGCCGGTCGCCCTGGGCGATGTGATGCGCGGATTGGCGGTGGGCGAGGTGGTGGAATCCCGCCATCCGAAGTTCGCTGAAGGCGATCGGGTCTCCGGCGCCCTCGGCTGGCAGCAGTGGGCGGTGATGCCCGGAGAGGAACTCCACGCCCTGCCGCCGGGCGTGCCCTACGAGCTCGCCCTGGGCCCCCTCGGCATGGTGGGGATGACCGCCTATTTCGGCCTGCTCGATGTGGGTGAGCCGAAGGAGGGCGAGACGGTGCTGGTCTCCGGTGCCGCCGGCGCCGTGGGCTCGCTGGTCGGCCAGATCGCCAAAATCGAGGGTTGCCGGGCGGTGGGCATCGCCGGCGGGCCCGAGAAGTGCGCCCTGCTGACGGAGGAACTGGGCTTCGACGCCGCCATCGACTACAAGGCGACGGAGGATCTGCACGCCGACCTCCGCGCCGCCTGCCCGCGGGGCATCGACGTCTACTTCGACAACGTCGGCGGCAAAATCCTGGACACGGCGCTTCGCTCCATCAACCGCGGCGCCCGGGTGGTGATCTGCGGCGCCATCTCCCAGTACAACGCCACCGAGCCGCCGCCGGGACCGGCCAACTACCTGTCGCTCCTGGTGCAGCGGGCGCGCATGGAGGGCTTCATCGTCTTCGATTACCAGGACCGCTACGGCGAGGGTGCCCGACAGATGGGCCAGTGGATCCAGGAAGGCAAGATCCGGTCGCGCTCGCACATCATCAACGGCCTGGAAAATGCCCCGGAGGCCCTGCTGCGGCTGTTCGACGGCCGCAAGACCGGCAAACTCATCATCCGGGTGGGGCCTGACTCGCCCTAG
- a CDS encoding TIGR00366 family protein: MKKSRFRVPHTLVLLFGMIVVAYSLTLLLPAGQFERITNEDGREQVVPGTYERLADAETLSPLAVFTAIPRSFAIHSTAEIIFFILIVGGFFAVFRATGAVDASIGRLIDRLGHRPFWLVAGAMAVFAVGSSTIGMAEEYIPFIPVLITLFVALGFDTVTAVAVVCIGYGVGYGAAALNPFTVLIAQGVAGLEPASGQGFRWILLAVFFAIALHHVWSYARRVKADPDRSLVAGIPVPAGMRAPKQMTMTGRHGLVLVALTVALGLLIWGIKAKGWYLVEMGSLFLILTLAMAVIAGIGPSKAAKSFCNGASELTTTALLIGFARAIETVLNDGQVIDTVIHGIAQPLQQMGATAAGIGMFFVQSLCNLFVPSGSGQAFVTMPIMAPLADLVGVSRQVAVLAYQFGDGFTNILVPTNAVLIGILTLAGIPYDRWFRLVFPFMLKVWVVGSIAIAVAIAIGLQ; encoded by the coding sequence ATGAAGAAGTCGCGTTTCCGCGTTCCCCACACGCTGGTACTGCTCTTTGGGATGATCGTCGTCGCCTATTCGTTGACCCTCTTGCTGCCCGCCGGCCAGTTCGAGCGCATCACCAACGAGGACGGCCGGGAACAGGTGGTTCCAGGCACCTACGAGCGCCTGGCGGACGCCGAAACGCTATCGCCGTTGGCCGTTTTCACCGCTATCCCGCGCTCCTTCGCCATCCACTCGACGGCCGAGATCATTTTCTTCATCCTGATCGTCGGCGGCTTCTTCGCCGTCTTCCGCGCCACCGGCGCGGTGGACGCTTCGATCGGCAGGTTGATCGACCGGCTGGGGCATCGGCCCTTCTGGCTGGTGGCAGGAGCGATGGCGGTGTTCGCCGTCGGCTCGTCGACCATCGGCATGGCGGAGGAATACATTCCCTTCATCCCGGTGCTGATCACCCTATTCGTGGCTCTGGGCTTCGATACGGTGACCGCCGTGGCGGTGGTGTGCATCGGCTACGGCGTGGGCTACGGTGCCGCCGCTCTGAATCCCTTTACGGTGCTGATCGCCCAGGGCGTCGCCGGCCTGGAACCGGCCTCCGGGCAGGGATTCCGCTGGATCCTTCTGGCGGTGTTCTTCGCCATCGCGCTGCACCATGTGTGGAGCTACGCCCGCCGGGTGAAAGCCGACCCGGACCGCTCACTGGTCGCCGGCATTCCGGTGCCGGCGGGGATGAGGGCACCGAAGCAAATGACCATGACCGGCCGCCACGGGCTCGTCCTGGTGGCCTTGACGGTGGCTCTCGGCCTCCTGATCTGGGGCATCAAGGCCAAGGGCTGGTACCTGGTCGAGATGGGCAGCCTGTTCTTGATCCTGACGCTGGCTATGGCCGTGATCGCCGGCATTGGACCGAGCAAGGCGGCGAAGTCCTTCTGCAACGGTGCCTCGGAGCTGACCACTACCGCCCTCCTGATCGGCTTCGCCCGGGCCATCGAAACGGTATTGAACGACGGCCAGGTGATCGACACGGTGATCCACGGCATCGCCCAGCCGCTACAGCAGATGGGCGCCACCGCCGCCGGCATCGGCATGTTCTTCGTCCAATCCCTGTGCAACCTCTTCGTGCCGTCGGGCAGCGGCCAGGCGTTTGTCACCATGCCGATCATGGCGCCGCTGGCGGACCTGGTGGGGGTGTCCCGCCAGGTGGCGGTGCTGGCCTACCAGTTCGGCGACGGGTTCACCAACATCCTGGTGCCGACCAACGCGGTGTTGATCGGCATCCTGACCTTGGCCGGCATCCCCTACGACCGGTGGTTCCGGCTGGTCTTTCCCTTCATGCTCAAGGTCTGGGTGGTCGGTTCCATCGCCATCGCGGTAGCCATCGCCATCGGCCTCCAGTAG
- a CDS encoding pre-peptidase C-terminal domain-containing protein, whose amino-acid sequence MRTKILCAVALALLVAIPCFADKVDGTDFKMNTDGSVEVKGQYYGDMLEFQLSDQFKQGGHRCGSQNLSELEERILLAQPSDCSFSSTTIQSEYDPANGPVYTIPVVFHIIQRTNGTGNVSNSLINSQLDILNEDFRALSGTPGAPGTDTEIQFVLASTDPNGNSTTGINRVTSNAYFTDPGPGAFNDMKQALNWDTTRYLNIYSNDANGALGYATFPQQDAGAYLDGVVLLWSSVGRNAPQGGIYNQGRTATHEVGHYLGLFHTFQSGCGSASSPYTTGDLIADTERQSAANFNCPGSANSCSSRDPIENYMNYTQDTCMDRFTAQQTNRMRCSLVNYRSTLVGGGGGPGPGPGELENGVAETGLSGSTGAELRFTLEVPAGASNLVFTQSGGSGDADLYVRFGAAPTTSTWDCRPYAGGNNESCPISPAQTGTYHVMVRGYSAFSGVSLVGSFTTGGGGSPCPGCEEYTGSLSGTGDSDAHPNGTWYQSGAGNHRGVLEGPSGADFDLELYRWTGSWTKVAESTSASSDEEVNYSGASGYYYWRIRSYSGSGSYTFYLDRP is encoded by the coding sequence ATGCGAACGAAGATCTTGTGTGCGGTGGCCCTCGCGCTGCTCGTCGCCATCCCGTGTTTCGCCGACAAAGTAGACGGAACCGACTTCAAAATGAACACCGACGGCAGCGTCGAGGTCAAAGGCCAATACTACGGAGACATGCTGGAGTTCCAGCTTTCCGACCAGTTCAAGCAGGGCGGCCACCGCTGCGGTAGCCAGAACCTGAGCGAGCTGGAGGAGCGGATTCTCCTCGCCCAGCCGTCCGACTGTTCCTTCAGCTCGACCACCATCCAGAGCGAGTACGACCCGGCGAACGGTCCGGTGTACACCATTCCGGTGGTGTTCCACATCATTCAGCGGACCAACGGCACGGGCAACGTGTCGAATAGCTTGATCAACAGCCAGCTCGACATCCTCAACGAGGACTTCCGGGCCTTGAGCGGCACGCCGGGCGCCCCCGGCACGGATACGGAGATTCAGTTCGTTCTCGCCAGCACGGACCCGAACGGCAACTCCACCACCGGTATCAACCGAGTGACCAGCAATGCCTACTTCACGGATCCCGGCCCGGGAGCCTTCAACGACATGAAGCAGGCCCTCAACTGGGACACCACCCGCTACCTCAACATCTATTCGAACGACGCCAACGGCGCTCTCGGCTATGCCACCTTCCCGCAGCAGGACGCCGGGGCCTACCTGGACGGCGTGGTGCTCCTGTGGTCCTCCGTCGGCCGTAACGCCCCGCAGGGCGGCATCTACAACCAGGGTCGCACGGCGACCCACGAGGTGGGGCACTACCTGGGGCTGTTCCACACCTTCCAAAGCGGTTGCGGTTCTGCCAGCTCGCCGTATACCACCGGCGACCTGATCGCCGACACGGAGCGCCAGTCGGCGGCCAACTTCAACTGCCCGGGGAGCGCCAATAGCTGCTCCAGCCGCGATCCGATCGAGAACTACATGAACTACACCCAGGACACCTGCATGGATCGCTTCACGGCGCAGCAGACCAACCGCATGCGTTGCTCGCTGGTCAACTATCGCTCGACCCTGGTCGGTGGCGGTGGCGGTCCGGGACCGGGCCCCGGTGAGCTGGAAAACGGCGTGGCGGAGACCGGTCTGTCCGGCTCGACGGGCGCCGAACTGCGCTTCACCCTGGAGGTGCCGGCGGGTGCCAGCAATCTGGTGTTCACCCAGTCCGGCGGCAGTGGCGACGCCGACCTCTACGTGCGCTTCGGCGCCGCTCCGACCACCAGCACTTGGGACTGCCGTCCCTACGCCGGCGGCAACAACGAGAGCTGCCCGATCAGCCCGGCGCAGACCGGGACCTACCACGTGATGGTGCGCGGCTACAGCGCCTTCTCCGGCGTCTCCCTGGTCGGTAGCTTCACCACCGGCGGCGGTGGCTCGCCGTGCCCGGGCTGCGAGGAGTACACCGGCAGCCTCTCCGGCACCGGCGACAGCGACGCCCACCCCAACGGCACCTGGTACCAGAGCGGCGCCGGCAACCACCGCGGCGTGCTCGAAGGCCCCAGCGGTGCGGACTTCGATCTCGAGCTCTACCGCTGGACCGGCAGTTGGACCAAGGTCGCCGAATCCACCAGCGCCAGCTCCGACGAAGAGGTCAACTACAGCGGTGCCAGCGGCTACTACTACTGGCGGATCCGTTCCTACAGCGGTAGCGGGTCGTACACCTTCTACCTCGATCGCCCGTAG
- a CDS encoding CehA/McbA family metallohydrolase → MRRLLALGFALLALSGCGASGEVEYPPTARIEVAAEMKADLAAERHASDGGGRAWLETPGAEAVRAGAPGRWTLHFETGPEGIAVGGVIYLQVSPFWGWGSPQTEAPDRPGYTRVVSDLEGVELLAAALGPQLLAVEVGGRALLPGEKVTFELGAGRWGLTADTYAERDERFWVAVDGDGDGIRQWIADPPAVDIAPGPPVRLAVTIPSTAAPGAVLEATVAWLDAAANAAKAPAGTVRFTSEPPGLVVPKPWSPPGATRMSDERSEAEEDLGFSRLSTGATRMSFEAPKAGIYRLVAESDVGLRAESNPLWVEAGAPTVLWGDLHGHSNLSDGTGTPEDYFRYARDVAGLDVVALTDHDHWGLPFLDQSPERWAEIRQQVEAFHQPGRFVTVLGFEWTNWIWGHRHVLYFDGATYGVAEVLSSLDPRYEHPEQLWDALRGREAMTFAHHSAGGPVATDWSIEPDPELEPVAEVVSVHGSSEAADTPSPIYSAVAGNWLRDALDRGYRLGMIGSGDGHDGHPGHTHLISRTGGLAAILTADRTRAGVLQALRERRVYATSGPRILLQTGLDGFPMGGRPPASAVAGGQLDVRVIGTGPLERLDVIRSGQVVESIPGGPSPVVSLTFDLRDLAAGEYIYVRVVQHDGGLAFSSPIFVQ, encoded by the coding sequence ATGAGACGCCTCCTCGCCCTTGGTTTCGCACTCCTTGCCTTGAGCGGGTGTGGTGCGTCCGGGGAAGTGGAGTACCCACCCACCGCCCGGATCGAAGTCGCCGCCGAGATGAAGGCCGATTTGGCGGCCGAGCGCCATGCCTCCGATGGTGGGGGAAGGGCCTGGCTGGAGACGCCCGGCGCCGAGGCGGTGCGCGCCGGCGCGCCGGGACGCTGGACCCTCCACTTCGAGACCGGACCGGAGGGCATTGCCGTCGGTGGGGTGATCTACCTCCAGGTGTCGCCCTTCTGGGGCTGGGGATCGCCGCAGACCGAGGCGCCGGACAGGCCGGGCTACACCCGTGTCGTCTCGGACCTTGAAGGCGTCGAACTGTTGGCGGCGGCGCTCGGTCCGCAGCTCTTGGCCGTGGAAGTGGGTGGACGGGCCCTCCTCCCGGGAGAGAAGGTGACCTTCGAGCTGGGCGCCGGTCGGTGGGGACTCACCGCCGACACCTACGCCGAGCGCGATGAGCGCTTCTGGGTCGCCGTCGACGGCGACGGCGACGGCATCCGCCAGTGGATCGCCGATCCACCCGCCGTCGACATCGCACCGGGGCCGCCGGTGCGGTTGGCGGTCACGATTCCTTCGACCGCCGCGCCGGGCGCCGTCCTCGAAGCGACCGTCGCCTGGCTCGACGCCGCGGCCAACGCAGCGAAAGCGCCTGCAGGCACGGTACGTTTCACCAGCGAGCCGCCCGGCCTAGTGGTCCCCAAACCCTGGTCCCCGCCCGGTGCCACCCGAATGTCAGACGAAAGGTCGGAGGCGGAGGAAGACCTTGGTTTTTCAAGGCTTTCCACGGGTGCCACCCGAATGTCATTTGAAGCTCCGAAGGCCGGAATCTACCGGCTGGTTGCCGAAAGCGACGTTGGCCTGCGGGCCGAGAGCAACCCCCTGTGGGTCGAGGCCGGCGCGCCGACGGTGCTGTGGGGAGATCTCCACGGTCACTCGAACCTGTCCGACGGCACCGGCACGCCGGAGGACTATTTCCGCTACGCCCGGGACGTCGCCGGCCTGGACGTTGTGGCGCTCACCGATCATGACCACTGGGGCCTGCCGTTCCTCGACCAGAGTCCAGAGCGCTGGGCGGAGATCCGCCAGCAGGTGGAGGCCTTCCACCAGCCGGGGCGCTTCGTGACGGTGCTGGGCTTCGAGTGGACGAACTGGATCTGGGGTCATCGCCACGTTTTGTACTTTGACGGCGCGACCTATGGGGTCGCCGAGGTGCTGAGCTCCCTCGATCCGCGCTACGAACATCCGGAGCAGCTGTGGGACGCGCTGCGTGGCCGCGAGGCGATGACCTTCGCTCACCACAGCGCCGGCGGGCCGGTGGCGACGGACTGGAGCATCGAGCCGGATCCGGAACTGGAGCCGGTGGCCGAGGTGGTCTCCGTCCACGGTTCGAGTGAGGCGGCGGACACGCCCTCGCCGATCTACAGCGCCGTCGCCGGCAACTGGCTGCGGGACGCTCTCGATCGCGGCTATCGGCTGGGAATGATCGGTAGCGGCGACGGCCACGACGGACATCCCGGACACACCCATCTGATCTCCCGCACCGGCGGTCTGGCGGCCATCCTCACCGCCGACCGCACCCGCGCCGGCGTCCTCCAGGCGCTACGTGAGCGCCGGGTCTACGCCACCAGCGGACCGCGCATCCTGCTGCAGACCGGCCTCGACGGCTTCCCCATGGGCGGCCGCCCGCCCGCCTCGGCGGTGGCCGGCGGCCAACTCGACGTGCGGGTGATCGGCACCGGACCGCTCGAACGGCTGGACGTGATCCGCAGCGGACAGGTGGTCGAGTCCATCCCCGGCGGTCCATCGCCCGTCGTCTCCCTAACCTTCGACCTTCGGGATCTCGCCGCCGGCGAATACATTTACGTGCGGGTGGTGCAGCACGACGGCGGATTGGCTTTCTCGAGCCCAATCTTTGTGCAGTAG
- a CDS encoding zinc-dependent metalloprotease codes for MNRTFRSLRVLALVPLLFAVSCASMAPADSSSTTPADSDAPSIADTVEGLEPQQGLFTLWPDPRQGHLWLEVPPADDDGLVGRFLYYQGILTGLGSNPVGLDRGQLGEGRIVRLRRLGGRLLIEEENLRFRAESDDPRERRAVRESFAPSVLWAGTLEGFDEDGSAVVDLAPFALRDAHRVVARLRDSEEGAFSLDAERSVVDFEASRSLPNNLVLEGLLTFTSNEPGPEVQATAADPTAISLVQVQNLVRLPDDDYVPRDYDPRMGSFEISFQDYAAPLDQPIVKRYLVRHRTDEPIVFHVDPGIPDPVRSAVLEGASWWADAFTAAGFPDGFRVELLPDDVHPHDVRYNVIQWVHRATRGWSYGGGLIDPRSGEMIKGHVWLGSLRVRQDRLLFEGLAGVAKTGSGAADDPVELALARIRQLAAHEVGHALGMAHNFAASTYADRASVMDYPPPRVLLTADGELDFSQAYGVGIGAWDKLAATYAYGEPPIGESEEEFLGGLVRRAIAEGMLFLSDEDARGGAFHPSASLWDDGADPVAALRRAWRVRRVALDRFGADRIAAGRPLALLEEVLAPVYLHHRYQVGAAAKLIGGVDYRYTLAGDGQPMATVVPADRQREALGALLDTLDPAELDFPEEVLALLAPRPAGFAPTREQFGSRAGAAFDSLEAAAAAANLTFDELFDPARAARLIDQNRRDASLPGFEEVMWLTDLALADRVAGHGRTAEIARRVQWEMVRRLIALADRPGASVAVRSRVEGWLRRLQPTAEELAALPHSGERAHRAYLRTEIERFLARPEGSERIAPPALAPPPGSPIGGAAGTAFGVHEFCGSGSL; via the coding sequence ATGAATCGAACCTTCCGTAGTCTCCGAGTCCTCGCCCTCGTTCCGCTCCTTTTCGCTGTCTCCTGCGCCTCGATGGCGCCGGCGGATTCATCGTCGACGACGCCGGCCGATAGCGACGCACCCTCGATTGCCGACACGGTGGAGGGCTTGGAGCCGCAGCAGGGGCTGTTCACCCTTTGGCCGGATCCCCGCCAGGGGCACCTGTGGTTGGAAGTGCCGCCGGCAGATGACGATGGGTTGGTCGGGCGCTTTCTCTACTACCAAGGCATTTTGACCGGCCTTGGCTCGAATCCCGTCGGTCTCGATCGCGGGCAGCTCGGCGAGGGCCGCATCGTCCGCCTGCGCCGCCTCGGCGGCCGGTTGTTGATCGAGGAGGAAAACCTGCGCTTCCGGGCGGAAAGCGACGATCCCCGGGAGCGCCGGGCGGTGCGCGAGTCTTTCGCCCCTTCGGTGCTGTGGGCGGGGACCCTCGAGGGCTTCGACGAGGACGGCTCCGCCGTGGTGGACCTCGCGCCCTTCGCTCTGCGGGACGCCCACCGGGTCGTCGCCCGCCTGCGCGACTCCGAAGAAGGCGCCTTCAGCCTGGATGCCGAGCGCAGCGTCGTGGACTTCGAAGCCAGCCGCTCCCTGCCGAACAATCTGGTGCTCGAAGGGTTGCTCACCTTCACCTCCAACGAACCCGGCCCCGAGGTGCAGGCCACGGCGGCGGACCCAACGGCGATCAGCCTGGTGCAGGTGCAAAACCTGGTGCGGCTACCGGACGACGACTACGTTCCCCGCGACTACGATCCGCGCATGGGGTCCTTCGAGATCTCGTTCCAGGACTACGCGGCGCCGCTCGATCAACCCATCGTGAAGCGCTACCTGGTGCGCCACCGCACCGACGAGCCCATCGTCTTCCACGTCGATCCGGGCATTCCCGATCCGGTGCGCTCGGCGGTGCTCGAGGGTGCTTCCTGGTGGGCCGATGCCTTCACTGCGGCCGGTTTTCCGGACGGCTTTCGGGTGGAGTTGCTGCCGGACGACGTCCATCCCCACGACGTGCGCTACAACGTCATCCAGTGGGTCCACCGGGCTACCCGCGGTTGGTCCTACGGCGGTGGGCTGATCGATCCGCGTTCTGGCGAAATGATCAAGGGGCACGTCTGGCTGGGGTCCCTGCGGGTGCGGCAGGATCGGCTGCTGTTCGAGGGCCTCGCCGGGGTGGCGAAGACCGGCTCCGGCGCCGCCGACGATCCGGTGGAACTCGCCCTCGCCCGCATCCGGCAACTCGCCGCTCACGAGGTCGGTCATGCCCTCGGAATGGCCCACAACTTCGCCGCCAGCACCTATGCCGACCGCGCCTCGGTGATGGACTATCCGCCGCCGCGGGTGCTGTTGACGGCGGACGGCGAGCTGGACTTCTCCCAAGCCTACGGCGTTGGCATCGGCGCCTGGGACAAGCTGGCCGCCACCTACGCCTACGGCGAACCGCCGATCGGGGAGAGCGAGGAAGAGTTCCTCGGCGGCCTGGTTCGCCGGGCGATCGCGGAAGGCATGCTCTTCCTGTCGGACGAAGACGCCCGCGGCGGCGCCTTCCATCCGAGTGCCTCGCTGTGGGACGACGGGGCGGATCCCGTCGCCGCCCTGCGCCGCGCCTGGCGAGTGCGCCGCGTCGCCCTGGACCGCTTCGGGGCCGACCGCATCGCCGCCGGCCGACCCCTCGCGCTGCTCGAAGAGGTGCTGGCGCCGGTCTACTTACACCACCGCTACCAGGTGGGTGCGGCGGCCAAACTGATCGGCGGCGTCGACTATCGCTACACCCTCGCGGGCGATGGTCAGCCGATGGCCACCGTCGTGCCGGCGGATCGTCAGCGGGAGGCCCTGGGGGCGCTCCTCGACACCCTCGATCCGGCGGAGTTGGATTTTCCCGAAGAAGTGTTGGCCCTACTGGCGCCGAGGCCGGCCGGTTTCGCGCCCACCCGAGAGCAGTTCGGAAGCCGGGCCGGTGCCGCCTTCGATTCCCTGGAAGCGGCCGCTGCGGCGGCCAACCTCACCTTCGACGAGCTGTTCGATCCGGCCCGTGCCGCGCGCCTGATCGATCAAAATCGGCGCGATGCGTCGCTACCGGGTTTCGAGGAGGTGATGTGGTTGACGGATCTCGCCCTCGCCGATCGGGTCGCCGGACACGGCCGAACGGCGGAGATCGCTCGCCGCGTGCAGTGGGAAATGGTGCGTCGCCTGATCGCCCTCGCCGACCGGCCGGGTGCGTCGGTGGCGGTGCGCTCCCGAGTGGAGGGTTGGCTGCGCCGGTTGCAGCCGACGGCAGAGGAGCTGGCCGCCTTGCCTCATTCAGGAGAACGGGCCCATCGCGCCTATCTGCGGACGGAAATCGAGCGTTTCTTGGCGCGCCCCGAGGGTAGCGAGCGCATCGCGCCGCCGGCCCTCGCGCCGCCGCCGGGCAGCCCCATCGGCGGCGCGGCCGGCACCGCCTTCGGCGTTCACGAGTTCTGCGGTTCCGGCTCGCTATAA
- a CDS encoding ABC transporter ATP-binding protein produces MSKPLVVLENVTKVYKRGAETLQVLDGLSSEVGEGEFVALMGPSGSGKTTLLNLIGGLDKPTSGTIRVGDESIDRASNRRLTRWRGRHVGFVFQLYNLIPVLTAERNVELPLLLTRLGRGERRKRAATALEVVGLADRSGHYPRQLSGGQEQRVSIARAIVTDPTLILADEPTGDLDRASGDEILDLLQLLNEEHGKTIVMVTHDPRAAERANRIVHLDKGRLAAAPAA; encoded by the coding sequence ATGTCCAAGCCACTAGTAGTGCTCGAGAACGTAACGAAGGTCTATAAGCGCGGTGCCGAGACCTTGCAGGTGTTGGACGGTCTGTCCAGCGAGGTGGGGGAGGGCGAATTCGTCGCCCTGATGGGACCGTCCGGCTCCGGTAAGACCACCCTCCTCAACCTGATCGGCGGCCTCGACAAGCCGACTTCCGGCACCATTCGGGTAGGGGACGAAAGCATCGACCGGGCCTCGAATCGCCGGCTCACCCGCTGGCGGGGGCGCCACGTGGGCTTCGTCTTCCAGCTCTACAACCTGATCCCGGTTTTGACCGCCGAGCGCAATGTTGAATTGCCGTTGTTGCTGACCCGCCTGGGCCGGGGAGAGCGCCGGAAGCGCGCCGCTACGGCCCTAGAAGTAGTCGGTCTGGCGGATCGCTCCGGCCACTATCCGCGGCAGCTCTCCGGCGGCCAGGAGCAACGGGTTTCGATCGCCCGGGCGATCGTCACGGATCCCACCCTGATTTTGGCCGACGAGCCCACCGGCGACCTCGACCGCGCCTCCGGCGACGAGATCCTCGATCTCCTCCAGCTCTTGAACGAGGAGCACGGCAAGACCATCGTCATGGTCACCCACGATCCCCGGGCGGCGGAGCGGGCCAATCGCATCGTCCATCTCGACAAGGGTCGCCTGGCGGCGGCACCGGCAGCCTGA
- a CDS encoding ABC transporter permease yields the protein MRYLPLIWKNLTRKKVRTGLTLLSIFVAFFLFGLLMAVKVGFGAGIEIDGLKRLVMLNKVSIIQPLPYSYRQRIESREGVARVSEANWFGGVYQDPKNQFAQFAVDPEAYLAIYPEIELPPDQREAWFANRTGAVVGRKTAERFDWSIGDRVAIEGTIFRPSDDPTWEFVIDGIYDGAERSTDETQFLFHYEYLRERMNNMGSTGMYLIEVEDRDRAAAIAADLDQLFANSSAETKTSTEKAFVQAFANQTGNIGKIVVGVSAVVFFTLLLVTGSAMAQSVRERIHELGVLKTLGFEDGKVMGLVLAESLLLAVLGGGFGLAAIWFLSRNADLGGQFLPTLYMPTQALIIGIVLVLMLGLVTGAVPAVQALRLRVVDALRRG from the coding sequence ATGCGCTACTTGCCCCTCATCTGGAAAAACCTCACCCGCAAGAAGGTCCGCACCGGGCTCACCCTGCTGTCAATCTTCGTCGCCTTCTTCCTCTTCGGCCTGCTGATGGCGGTCAAGGTGGGCTTCGGCGCCGGTATCGAGATCGACGGTTTGAAGCGCCTGGTGATGCTCAACAAGGTGTCGATCATCCAGCCGCTGCCGTACTCCTACCGGCAGCGCATCGAAAGCCGCGAGGGGGTCGCCCGGGTGAGCGAGGCGAACTGGTTCGGCGGCGTATACCAGGATCCCAAGAACCAGTTCGCGCAGTTCGCCGTCGACCCGGAGGCGTACCTGGCGATCTATCCGGAGATCGAGCTGCCGCCGGATCAGCGAGAGGCGTGGTTCGCCAACCGTACCGGTGCGGTGGTCGGACGCAAGACCGCCGAGCGCTTCGACTGGTCTATCGGTGATCGGGTAGCCATCGAAGGCACCATCTTCCGGCCGTCCGACGACCCCACCTGGGAGTTCGTCATCGACGGCATTTACGACGGCGCCGAGCGCTCAACGGACGAAACCCAGTTCCTCTTCCACTACGAATATCTGCGCGAGCGGATGAACAACATGGGCTCCACCGGCATGTATCTCATCGAGGTGGAGGATCGCGACCGCGCCGCCGCCATCGCGGCGGATCTCGATCAGCTCTTCGCCAATTCATCGGCGGAGACCAAGACCTCCACCGAGAAAGCCTTCGTTCAGGCCTTCGCCAACCAGACCGGCAACATCGGCAAGATTGTTGTGGGGGTGTCGGCGGTGGTCTTCTTCACTCTCCTGTTGGTCACCGGCAGCGCCATGGCGCAGTCCGTGCGGGAGCGCATCCATGAGTTGGGGGTCCTGAAAACCCTCGGCTTCGAGGACGGCAAGGTGATGGGTCTTGTACTCGCCGAGTCCCTGCTGCTGGCGGTGCTCGGCGGCGGCTTCGGCCTGGCGGCGATCTGGTTCCTGAGCCGCAACGCCGACCTCGGCGGTCAGTTCCTGCCCACCCTTTACATGCCCACCCAGGCCTTGATCATCGGCATCGTCCTGGTCCTGATGTTGGGGCTGGTGACCGGCGCCGTGCCGGCCGTCCAGGCGCTGCGCCTGCGGGTGGTCGACGCCCTTCGGAGAGGCTGA